Proteins from a single region of Hordeum vulgare subsp. vulgare chromosome 6H, MorexV3_pseudomolecules_assembly, whole genome shotgun sequence:
- the LOC123406176 gene encoding embryogenesis-associated protein EMB8: MAAIQAPSPFAGTARRYAPRLRYLLLPTTMSLSSSVVSSRSRDRDCADGEQPLLPHSSLEIAGARRGLLAGFESLRRPYRAFPVFASNRHVETIFAAFTRSLPAVAFRRECLRTPDDGAVALDWVSGDDRTLPGDAPVLILLPGLTGGSQDTYVRHMLLRARSKGWRVVVFNSRGCANSPVTTAKFYSASFTGDLRQVVDHVLSRYPQSNIYAAGWSLGANILVRYLGEETDKCSLSGAVSMCNPFNLVIADEDFHKGFNNVYDRALANSLRAIFKKHALLFEGLDGEYDIPKAANAKTVRDFDEGLTRVSFGFRSVDDYYSNSSSSDSIKNVSIPLLCIQADNDPIAPSRGIPREDIKANPNCLLIVTPEGGHLGWVAGNEAPFGCPWTDPIVMEFLEHVHNETGSTTKNTVFSEPQGVPQTSVPHLSEHV, encoded by the exons ATGGCCGCGATACAAGCGCCATCCCCATTCGCCGGCACCGCCCGCCGCTACGCCCCTCGCCTCCGCTACCTACTCCTACCAACCACCATGTCGCTCTCCTCCTCCGTCGTCTCCTCCCGAAGCCGCGACCGGGACTGCGCCGACGGGGAGCAGCCTCTCCTCCCGCACTCGAGCCTCGAGATCGCCGGCGCGCGGCGCGGCCTCCTCGCGGGCTTCGAAAGCCTCCGCCGCCCGTACCGCGCCTTCCCCGTCTTCGCATCCAACCGCCACGTCGAGACCATCTTCGCGGCCTTCACGCGCTCGCTCCCCGCCGTGGCATTCCGGCGCGAGTGCCTGCGCACCCCGGACGACGGAGCCGTCGCCCTCGACTGGGTCTCCGGCGACGACCGCACGTTGCCCGGAGATGCACCTGTGCTAATCCTTCTG CCCGGTCTGACAGGGGGGAGTCAGGATACATATGTACGGCATATGCTTTTGAGAGCTAGAAGCAAAGGATGGCGTGTTGTGGTATTCAATAGCCGTGGATGTGCAAACAGTCCTGTGACCACAGCAAAG TTCTATTCTGCTTCATTTACTGGAGATCTCCGTCAAGTAGTTGATCATGTTTTATCCCGTTACCCTCAATCTAATATCTATGCTGCTGGCTGGTCTCTTGGAGCAAATATTCTTGTGCGCTACCTTGGCGAG GAGACTGATAAATGCTCTCTTTCTGGAGCAGTGTCCATGTGCAATCCGTTTAATTTGGTAATAGCAGATGAAGATTTCCACAAAGGGTTCAACAACGTCTATGATAGAGCACTTGCTAATTCTCTGAGGGCTATATTTAAGAA GCATGCACTTCTTTTTGAAGGATTGGATGGTGAATATGACATACCAAAGGCAGCCAATGCAAAAACTGTTAGAGATTTTGATGAAGGCCTAACCCGAG TTTCATTTGGTTTCAGGTCAGTAGATGATTACTACAGCAACTCAAGCAGCTCAGATTCCATCAAGAATGTTTCCATACCCTTATTGTGCATACAG GCGGATAACGATCCAATTGCACCATCCAGGGGAATTCCTAGAGAAGATATCAAG GCAAATCCGAACTGCCTACTGATAGTAACACCAGAGGGTGGTCATCTTGGATGGGTAGCAGGCAATGAAGCTCCTTTTGGATGTCCTTGGACTGACCCTATTGTCATGGAGTTTCTAGAACATGTTCATAATGAAACGGGCTCAACCACCAAGAATACTGTGTTCAGTGAGCCGCAGGGTGTTCCACAGACATCAGTACCGCACTTGTCCGAGCATGTGTAG